tctcATATATAGTTGCTTTTCTTAGCATATTTAATGCTCTTtatgctaaaaaaataaatgtttagttattcattttttacatttaatgtatcaaaatgtaACTATAAGAATTTTTGGTATTTCAAAGTCCACTCTTTAAATGTTAATGCATGTATCACTTTTAAAAACCATTTTTGgactaattttatattttatatcttctCTTTAAATTAGATTGTAAGATCTTAGTTAATTTGTCTTAATCTAACCATTGATTTCAAACCACTTTGAcaatgatatatttaaaatctttttgatatgAAGTTTTATGTAAATTTCATATTCGAGTTGATTTCACGGTctgaattatatataattaatcaatAGTAAAGTTGAAAAATTTGcttattctttatttatatgCATGCGagatgataaataattaattcaagttgATATTGATTACAAAGAAATTAacaattcatattaaaaatataaaaatattagaaaCATTTGAATTCAAATGAATTTGATAACACAATACTACATTAAAATTAGAAGCTCtattagtttaaaaaataatttaaataattaagtgacagaaaatgagaaaaaaatctGAACTATTTTGATTTGAAGATAAATAATTTCAGATTCAGATATTagataaaattgtttttaacctccaaacaaaattaattagtcaataataaaaataataaaaccacCCAAGTGTATTAACTTTATAATACCCACAGGATTAAATACCCATGGTTATTAAATTGGTTAGTTTAGAATCCCTGTTTTGTCCAAAGttaaaaaagtttttatatattaattaaaaaatttataaaaaataataaatttgccAACTAGCGTTACGTGTGCTTTCGTGTCTTTCACTCTGGTAAGTATCGAGTGTTTTCAAGCAACGACACTTACACCTATttattagcaaaaaaaaaacaacaaaagtaTGCATTCTCTTACGTATATACATTGATCACTAAGAATTGCGATAAGCATttaatttgagattttaaattcaaaatttaagttattttttgtcaattaaaagcatttattcttaattatttattagatttcaatataaatattgaaaacataattagaataataagaaaacctttaatgtatataaaaactttgatacggaatgttttttttatacttaTGTTTTACACAGTAAGCTTATGAATTAtagtcaaaattttaatataaatattaaataccgAACGATAAACTGAAAAACAAAGCCAAACGAACCAGAAAGCCTTAGCTCTTAGGTATtaatcctttttttattttttaattttatttttatttttagtttgtttttaaaaaaatgtttttttttagcAACACTTTTctacattatataatttaaattcaccaaattaaaaaacattaatatatttattactgtATAAATAATCTCTTTTACTTTGTCAAACTTcgagccaactcaaaataagataaacaaatcaaaatattagCGAGTAAAAAGATAATGATATCTAATAGAAAATAATTCTCCTTAATTATATCCGTGGAGTTCCCAGATAATCAGTCAACTAACAACTATTATCTCGGAGGGTTGATAAAACTTAGAAattatagattaaaaaaaatctattagtTGAGTTATCAGATGAGAAATCATTTTTATTACGTGTATAAATCTTGATTAGTCGGATCTCTAATACGAACCCCGAATTCCgaaatgacaaaaaaatggCATTTGAGTAATTTTGTTCAAGTTGAAGGTTAATTTAGTTTCATTTCCAGTTGGGTTTTGTCGACATGTAAGGCTTATATATTTGGGCTATTTGTTCCGTTTCTCTCTCTCCACCTTTAACTCCACTTGTGTACAGTGATCACAACGAAATTGCTCAGGCGAAATTGTCGAGGTGAAAAACAGAGCATCAACAATGGCACTGAATGTCAATGGGGTGTCGTTGAAATCTCACAAAATGTTACCATTACCTTGTTCTTCAGCCAGATCTCTGAGAGTTATGATGGCTTCAACCATTCATCGACCTTCTGTGtgagtattttttttactctttgtTTTCGTTTTTGAGCTAATGGGTGTCGCTCAATGTGGTTTGTTTTCcgttattttgatttttggggAAGTGGGTCGGTTTTGTTTTTATTGGTTTTTGTTTGTGTGATTTGAGTTTTAGCTACATTGGGTGtgtattaattttgaatttgaagaaaTGGGTATCTCTTAATGTGGGGtgttttttgttcttttgattTGTTGCGAAGTGGGTCGGTTTCGTTCTGTTTCATTTGTGTTTTGTTGTTTCAAGGATGGATTTCATTTGAATTTGGAGAAAATGGGTATCTCACAGAGTGGTTTTGTTTTtcattcttttgattttgttatGTGATTTGAGTTTTAGCTGCATTGGGtttgtttcaaatttttgaattttgaaaaatgtttgtATCATTGGAAATGGGTACCTCTCAATTTGGTTTCTGTTCAATTGTTTCATCTTCTTTTGATCATATGGAAAATGGATCAGTTTTGATTTGGTTTCAATTATGTTCACTTGTTTCAAGGCTTTAGTTTATGACTTTACTGAGAGAGCTATACTGGGtgcatttaatttgaatttgaaaatttttttgtatcatgGAGACTGGGTATCTCCCAGTGTGGAAATGGGTTGGTTTCGTTTTGGCTTATTATTGTTTAGTTGTTTCGAGTAACTAATTGTTTATGGCTTGGTTTTTAGCTAGACTGGATATGAAGGAAAAGTGTTTGCATCATGGAAAATGATTTGCTCTGTAGCAAACTGCATGTTTCTGGTGTGTGTTTGTGATTGGAATTTTTGTTTTCTCGTATCTATTGATTGGGTTGGTGAATGGTGGTAGTGGTTGGTGTTGAAGAAGCTCTTatcaagaaatatttaaaataaaaaattcacctTTTTTCTAAATTGGGAAATGGTGTCTTGTTCTGCTTTATGTGTTGCTTAGTTTGTTACATGGTGTTTATCTTGCTATctgtcttcttttcttttcgtTTAATTATTCATCGCATCGTTGATTTCTAGGAATTTCCTGGTTAATCAAGTGTCCTGTTTTACTGCCtttaaaaatgtctttttttggATACTGATCTATGTtctaatcataacataatcaatgTGTTTTTGATTGTTGTATGTATGGATCTGGGATTTTTTCCTTCTATTTGATTTTTGCTTCAAATATCTCTGCAATGATTTTCCTTTCTGTAAattcttccttaagtttagtttaGTTACTCTTTCTTTTGCTTAAATGATATCTATTCAGAAAGGTTCTGAAGGGAAGTCCTctttggtgttttttttttctgggGTGGGAGGTGTCCAGAAATTGTACATTTTACCAACTGTGGTTGAAAATTAGGTCGTGCCGTGGTGCTCTGTATTTAATTGTCGTTTTTTTGCTTAAAGTCAATGTTTCCAATAATACTTATGTGCACTGTTCTTTTCTTGTTTGCCAGTAGGTGTAGCTGTTTGGTATTGCTCAGCTTCTTTGATTGTTATGGAATTGGTTGGCAGTTGGCACTTATATCTTCTGTTtgttaaaacttaaattttgtatatttctATTGCTTTAGTTTCTACATACTTGTATAAAGTATAAACTAATACAATTTATAGGTGTTTGTGCTTAGTTCTATTGTTTAAGTAATGGTTAATCTTGTTTGGTGATATAGGATTGCATACTTCACCAAACAATTAATATTTCAGATATCTAGACTCGGTCTTCCAATGTTTCGATGGACTAAATATCTATGCTCAGTCTTTCAGGCCatatatttctctctttctacAAATACATGAACCTGTTATTTATCttggaaaataaattttatattaaattattggtCCTGTCTTGCatggttttttaaattttataataaattattggtCCTGTCTTCCATCGTTTTTCCTGTCAAAATATGCACACTGCAGTATTATGACACTATCTCTGTGAGGGAAAACTTGATTTCAAAGAATCCTTTCTCTATGAATGGAACTTTGACGACACTTGCTCCGTAGTTAGCACCACATCATAAATGGTGAAAAAGGGGAAGAATAAAGGTTGGGAATTTGTCATGTCAGGGATAACTTTTTATGCTTTAAGTTTGCCTTCCTCAACtgttatttttaagttatagcTCATGAGGTCTTCAAAGTGAAAAATTTTGAACCTAAGTCTGCTTCTGCTAATTTACAGGGAAGTTGGAAGTGTGAAGAAGGCATTCACTCCTCCACGAGAGGTGCATGTTCAAGTAACTCACTCCATGCCACCAGAAAAGATTGAAGTTTTTGATTCTCTGCGCGATTGGGCTGCACAAAATCTCTTGGTGAACCTAAAGCCTGTCGAGAAGTGTTGGCAGCCTACTGATTTTCTTCCTGATCCTGCTTCTGACGGATTCGATGAGCAGGTCAAGGAGCTAAGGGAAAGGTGTAAGGAAATTCCTGACGACTACTTTGTTGTATTAATTGGGGATATGATCACGGAGGAGGCCCTTCCAACTTATCAGACCATGATAAACACCCTGGATGGTGTTCGTGATGAAACTGGTGCCAGCCTCTCTCCCTGGGCTATTTGGACTAGGGCATGGACAGCGGAGGAAAATAGGCATGGTGATCTTCTCAACAAATATCTTTATCTTTCTGGAAGAGTTGATATGAAGCAAATTGAAAAGACAATCCAGTACCTAATTGGTTCTGGGATGGTAAGATTTTTACCACACCCCTTGTGTTATCAATTAAGTGTTATATTGTTGGTATAAGCTTACAGGATTAAATTCCAATGGTTTCATATGGAGTCAAATCATTACATGCTAAAAAATAGGTATGCTGATGTTTATAATACACAGGGCAGCTTTAAGCAAGTGTTATACTGTCTGTGGTATCTACCTCCCATGCTTTCATAAGCTTTCTGATTTTTCTCCAGAGTTGGTTTATACGGTTGGTTCAGATGTCAAATTATGAAAAGCTTCTGATCCTTTATTTTGCATGCACACCATATATGATGTGCATGCTAAGCTCTTGATTATCAAGCCTTTCTTGTTTTCCTGGGAGAGGGGATAGaactaaaaaaaatgcaatACCTGAAGCTGCTAAGTTTCATTAATTGCTAGATTGAGTTACGCCCTTTTTATTGAACTCTTTATGTAGTTCAGTAAACTTTagttcttcattttcttgtatATGACATTTCCTTCAACCTCATTGACTACTTGCTAGCAATCTGTCAGGTTGTAGTTTTGCTTAGCTAGTCCATTGTATCCCTTATGTACTCTCTATAGAATTGAAATGCAACTATAGTATACTATAGTTTTGGTGCCACATTTTGTGGGTACATTAGCTACAGCTTACGTTTTTATTTGATTCTATGAAAATAGAAATCTTGAGATTGAACTTGTTATATAATTATCCATCTATACTCAATTTGGTTTGAACTTCCATGCACTCTTATATTTCCAGGATCCTCGCACGGAAAACAACCCCTATCTAGGTTTCGTCTACACTTCTTTCCAAGAAAGGGCTACCTTTGTTTCACATGGTAACACAGCTAGGCTCGCCAAGGAGCATGGGGATATGAAACTAGCACAGATATGTGGTTCAATTGCTGCAGACGAGAAGCGCCACGAAACTGCATATACCAAGATCGTTGAGAAGCTACTCGAGGTTGATCCTGATGGTGCCATATTGGCTATTGGTGACATGATGAGGAAAAAAATCTCAATGCCAGCTCATCTGATGTATGATGGCAGGGATGACAACCTCTTTGAACACTTCTCTGCTGTAGCTCAACGGCTTGGTGTATACACTGCCAAGGACTATGCAGATATTCTGGAATTCCTGGTGGGGAGATGGGAGGTGGAAAAATTGACTGGTCTTTCCAGTGAAGGACGCAGAGCACAAGACTATGTATGTGGACTGGCTCCGCGGATTAGAAAATTGGAGGAGAGAGCACAGGCAAGGGCCAAGCAGCGAAGTCCCGTTCCTTTCAGCTGGATTTTTGGtaaagagatcaagatatgAATGCACTTGTGTTGGAGGGCAATGTCATATTACTTTCTGATCTTTAAATTTGCCATAGATTTATGAAGTCTGTGCAGGGTAGTTGAAGCTACTTCACTAGAGTATTGGCTTTTCTTTTTTGCAATTGTGTTTAGGCCATAGGGAAAAACATAGTTCTTAGCAATAAAGATGAACCTTTTGGTatcctcttttctttctttcttttcaagtCAAAGGTTATGTGACTTATTAGATGGATGAACTATATGACTTACTAAATGACAATTAACAATTCAAGGCTACTATAACATTTTAAAGGgctttatacatatataattgtgttAGAGAGTTTAGGGGTTTTCTTTTATAACATTCTTTTACTTGTGAATAAGTTACAATTAGGATTTATGAGTTTGTAAACACTCTTACCTTAAGATTTTAAATTGAAGTGCTTCAACTTATTGGTATGTTAATATAAGGATGGAGTAGAAGTGAAGTTTGATGCACATTTTATTCAAAAGAAAGGAAGATAAGTATCTTGGGTCTATTATTCGAGGAATGGACAAAGTGATGATATGTCACACATCGTATTGGTGTAGAGTGGATTAAATGTTGGTTTGTATGTAGAGTGTTGTGTGATAAGAAGATGCCATCAAAACTCAAAGACAAGTTCTAGAAAGTGGTGGTTAGAATATGTGGAGTGTTGGCTAGTCAAGAACTCTTAcgtacataaaattaatattgcGAAAATAAGAATGTTATGGTGGATATATCGAAATAATATGAGAGATTCgattaagaacaaaaatatcCGAAATAAGGTAGGAGTGGTCTTGATGGAGGACACGATGCGTGAAACGAGACTGTAATGGTTCAAACATATGCCATAAAAAACGTGGGACTATGCGCAACGCTTCCCAACTCATTCAGAGGTCTTCATAAAGTTTTTGCAGAAAATTTTTTGGGTGCTCCAAAGCACCATATCCATGAGCAATAACatacaaaaaatcaagaaagtcgTGTAATTTCTAAAGTTGGTttgtaaatgtgaaaatatgacTTACAAAATGGTGAGACTATACGCAAACTTCTCCAACTAATTACGGAGGTACTCATAAAGtttataaagaaatattttttgggtgCTCCAAGACGCCAATTCTttgggctaatacacacgaaaaataaagaaagttgCGAAATTACTATGAGTTGACTcgtaaatttgaaaatatgccTTTAAAAAGTGGCAGTTTTATACACAATATTTTTTGGCTTACAACtgattttttttggtgatccaagtCACCAGATCCATGGGTTAACACatgaaaaactaagaaaatcGCGTAACTTCTAAAAGTTGGTTCGTAAGTGCGAAAATATGCCTTAAAAATGGTGTGACTATACACTATGCTTCACCAACTCATGACGTAGGTCCTtataaagtgttttttttttgaaaaaaaattgtttgctctAAGGCACCTGatctatcatatattattatggggacaaaaaagttaaaagttgaattacgattttatccttactattaattaaaatattataaaacatttaactatttaatttaaatattaaattatttcattttaattaaaatgttgatAGACTTTTGCACTTCCTTATGTTAAttcctaattaaaatatctaacttAATAATACCTattttctataatatatatatattctcttttttgagattttaaatgTCTAAGTAAtttgattaatgttttattctctatctataattactatgattaaattaaattatattaaattggtTAGTAAAAAGAGCAACCCTCCATCTCCCCATGTATAAGATCatgattatttcattaaatatacaaattcttcaacttttcatcttctcttttaattattaataatactcAGTTATGAGTTAATGACATTAATAGTCTTTAATTTCTTATCTTAATATCAATTGTAGAGGTAAAGTTATGATCTCCATTTATAATtcctataaatatttttaaaagaaaaactaaatggTGAGGCTCGTAAGcctcttttatataaatctcTCACTAATGGAGGAATATTTTTTGTTCACCAATTACCTCCTTTTGATGAGATTATTTCGGCGATTTTCAGGTAccatttatgttatttttttgtttaactataataatattatacaaGATTTTAATAGTGATATTTTGTATCCTACTTTCATCATTATCACTTTAGATGACTATTTTTTTCAACTGGTTTGCTGTTTTatgaattcttgaatttatttggaattttatatttgtatattgtatttttccatgtaaaatatctttttttcttattcatattatatcagCTCATAAATTATCACAATATATTATTCTACTTCTTTTATTAATGTGGATTGTAGGGACACGTACAAAAAATTGATGGTTATTGATGGAGTAACTCATTCTTCTTATTGAGATTTTTGTAGCTTTAATGATTATTCATCCATAATTTTGCTAGATATCttgttttttttacaatttatgtttacttctcttttaatattattttttatttagatttcaATTCCATAATCGATAAGCTACTTTTTAAAAACTGAGACATTTTCAAATTGATGTATGTTCAAATAGCTTATGTTATTGACGTGTATCATGAAGAAGACTCTTGAATTTGATAGGATATGGAAGAAAGAGTCAATAAGAACTCGAAATattatgtactaattttgtatttattctttAATCTACATTATTATTGATCAACGTCTTATGAAGAACGTatacattgttttttttttccttctctattTTTTCTGTGTTTTTTCGTCTCTATTAGAcatcttaatttagttttctatgaaGTCGTAAATCTAAATACTTGTTTGATCTCAAATTAGTCATTTGTGACTTTATTAAAAGTTTGCTAACTATTAACCAAAGTTTAAAAGTTATAGTAGAttgcttaaaaaaaattaatttgaaacatCAAAATGTGCCCCTCATTGGTGTTTTATGGTTATATTATTAAagatttgtttataatttttgtattatattattcattgcATGTTGTTTACACACTATATGTTTTCATTGTATTTTAGTCATTCTAACATATCTAAGAACACAGGTGCAAATCACGTGTCCAGAAACT
The DNA window shown above is from Solanum lycopersicum chromosome 11, SLM_r2.1 and carries:
- the LOC101250561 gene encoding stearoyl-[acyl-carrier-protein] 9-desaturase, chloroplastic; this encodes MALNVNGVSLKSHKMLPLPCSSARSLRVMMASTIHRPSVEVGSVKKAFTPPREVHVQVTHSMPPEKIEVFDSLRDWAAQNLLVNLKPVEKCWQPTDFLPDPASDGFDEQVKELRERCKEIPDDYFVVLIGDMITEEALPTYQTMINTLDGVRDETGASLSPWAIWTRAWTAEENRHGDLLNKYLYLSGRVDMKQIEKTIQYLIGSGMDPRTENNPYLGFVYTSFQERATFVSHGNTARLAKEHGDMKLAQICGSIAADEKRHETAYTKIVEKLLEVDPDGAILAIGDMMRKKISMPAHLMYDGRDDNLFEHFSAVAQRLGVYTAKDYADILEFLVGRWEVEKLTGLSSEGRRAQDYVCGLAPRIRKLEERAQARAKQRSPVPFSWIFGKEIKI